The following are from one region of the Odontesthes bonariensis isolate fOdoBon6 chromosome 12, fOdoBon6.hap1, whole genome shotgun sequence genome:
- the LOC142396620 gene encoding toll-like receptor 7 yields MSYHLMCMVLLGLWPCFIMTSTGISYPKTLPCDVSEVNNGSEVTVDCTERRLKEIPRGIPRDTTNLTLTINHIPKLNSTSFRDLENLTEIDMRCNCVPIKIGPKDNMCTKSVMIEENTFTTLRNLRALYLDGNQLYSIPKGLPSNLILLSLEVNHIYYLSKANLSEIRNIQVLYLGQNCYYRNPCNVSYYIDDGAFLQVNNLTLLSLKSNNLSFIPHRLPTSLKELYLYNNNIQKVTDEDFKNLTNLEILDISGNCPRCYNAPFPCSPCPNNAPLDISKTAFKMLTKLKTLRMHSNSLTSVPSEWFVSTKELRVLDLSSNFLAREIGFTSFPLFLGKLEELDLSFNYELQRYPQTLSLSCSFSYLKSLRILRLKGYVFQQLKRESIDPLKLLPNLEVIDLGTNFIKMANLSILMELKNFKIISLSDNKISSPSDGQDTVGFTGAEPSLWSPMSATDQYRNKDVREIHYFRYDEYARSCKYKDKELGIITSFVNKECSKFGKTLDVSRNNIFFLHSRFLNLKELRCLNLSGNAMSQSLNGSEFTNLRELQYLDFSWNRLDLLYATAFKELQNLVILDISNNNHYFESEGLTHLLNFTKNLKKLKVLLMNHNKISTSTNTELESESLERLEFRDNRLDMLWRDGDTRYVNYFKKLINLTVLDISHNNLNVILPDVFSGLPDKLSELYIKNNKLKSFDWGKLQLLHNLSVLDLSGNHLTTVPRMLSTCTTSLVKLILHKNQIQKLTANLLKDAFSLRYLDLSFNHIQYIEKSSFPDDVIEKMNMLLLHKNNFLCTCNATWFVTWLNKTTVTIPQLGTDVTCAAPGAQRGHPVVSVDLLACQHPFLSIILYTLMTSLVLSFLALSISSHLFLWDVWYIYHFCWAKLKGYGRLYSQSAVYDAFVIYDKEDPAVSEWVMKEMCVHLEERGDRRLTLCLEERDWVPGCPLIDNLSQSIHKSKRTVFILTKKYIKGGNFRTAFYMANQRLMDEKDDVIVLIFLEKVPCNSKYLRLRKRLYKRSVLEWSTNPQVQPYFWFSLKSVLATESHKQYNNLFKETL; encoded by the exons ATGTCTTACCACTTG ATGTGTATGGTGCTGCTCGGCCTGTGGCCTTGTTTCATTATGACATCAACTGGAATTTCGTACCCAAAAACCCTGCCATGCGACGTCAGCGAGGTCAACAACGGGAGTGAGGTGACAGTGGACTGTACCGAGAGACGCCTCAAGGAAATTCCCCGTGGCATCCCGAGAGACACAACCAATCTGACTCTCACCATCAACCACATTCCAAAATTAAACTCAACGTCCTTCCGTGATCTGGAGAACCTGACTGAGATCGACATGAGGTGCAACTGTGTGCCAATCAAAATTGGCCCCAAGGACAACATGTGCACAAAGAGTGTTATGATCGAGGAAAATACTTTTACTACACTGAGGAATCTGCGAGCACTGTATCTGGATGGAAATCAGCTCTACAGTATACCTAAAGGCTTGCCTTCGAATCTGATCCTGCTGAGTTTGGAAGTTAATCATATTTATTATCTTTCGAAAGCAAACCTCTCTGAGATCAGAAACATTCAAGTGCTTTACCTCGGTCAAAACTGCTACTATCGTAACCCCTGTAATGTCTCCTATTACATAGATGACGGCGCATTTTTACAGGTTAACAATTTGACATTATTGTCTCTTAAGTCTAACAACTTGTCCTTTATTCCACATCGGTTACCCACAAGTTTAAAAGAGCTGTACCTctacaacaacaacattcaAAAGGTCACGGATGAGGATTTCAAAAACTTAACAAACCTCGAAATTCTTGACATTAGTGGAAACTGTCCTCGATGTTACAATGCCCCTTTCCCGTGTAGCCCATGCCCAAATAATGCCCCACTTGATATCAGCAAGACAGCGTTTAAAATGTTGACTAAACTAAAGACGTTACGTATGCACAGTAACTCCCTGACAAGTGTGCCATCTGAATGGTTTGTCAGCACAAAAGAGCTCAGAGTGCTTGATCTCTCATCAAACTTTTTAGCAAGAGAGATAGGATTCACTTCCTTCCCTCTGTTCCTGGGCAAACTAGAGGAGCTCGACCTGTCATTTAACTACGAGCTTCAGAGGTATCCTCAGACACTGAGTCTGAGCTGCAGTTTCTCCTATCTCAAGTCACTCAGAATTCTCAGGCTGAAGGGTTATGTGTTTCAGCAGCTAAAGAGAGAGAGCATTGATCCTTTAAAACTTCTACCAAACCTGGAGGTCATAGATCTCGGAACAAACTTCATAAAAATGGCAAATCTTAGCATCCTGATGGAGTTGAAAAATTTTAAAATAATCAGTCTGTCTGACAACAAAATATCTTCTCCTTCGGATGGCCAAGATACTGTCGGTTTCACTGGAGCCGAACCCTCACTCTGGTCTCCCATGTCAGCTACCGATCAGTACCGAAATAAGGACGTGAGAGAGATTCATTACTTTCGATATGATGAATATGCACGTAGCTGCAAATACAAAGATAAGGAACTTGGAATAATTACATCCTTTGTCAACAAGGAATGCAGTAAGTTTGGTAAAACCTTAGATGTTAGCCGAAACAACATATTCTTCTTGCATTCGCGATTTTTAAATCTGAAAGAGCTGAGATGCCTCAATCTGTCCGGAAACGCAATGAGCCAAAGCCTGAATGGTTCTGAATTTACCAATCTGAGAGAGTTACAGTATCTGGACTTCTCGTGGAATCGTCTGGACTTGCTCTACGCAACCGCTTTTAAAGAGCTGCAAAATCTGGTCATCTTGGATATAAGTAATAACAACCATTATTTTGAGTCAGAGGGCTTGACTCACTTGCTTAATTTTACTAAGAATTTAAAGAAGCTCAAGGTACTACTCATGAACCACAACAAAATTTCTACTTCCACCAACACAGAGCTGGAAAGCGAATCCCTTGAAAGGTTAGAATTCAGAGATAACCGCTTAGATATGTTGTGGCGAGATGGGGATACTAGATATGTCAACTATTTCAAGAAATTGATCAATCTGACTGTCCTCGATATCTCCCACAACAACCTTAATGTTATTCTACCAGATGTCTTCAGTGGTCTGCCAGACAAGCTATCTGAGCTCTAcatcaaaaacaacaaactgaaGTCTTTCGACTGGGGGAAATTACAACTTCTACATAATTTGAGTGTCTTGGATCTCAGTGGAAATCACCTAACTACTGTTCCACGCATGCTGTCAACCTGTACAACATCACTTGTAAAACTTATATTGCATAAAAACCAAATCCAAAAACTCACAGCAAATCTACTCAAGGATGCCTTCAGCTTAAGATATCTGGATCTTAGTTTTAACCACATACAGTACATTGAAAAATCCAGCTTTCCAGATGATGTCATCGAAAAGATGAACATGTTGCTCCTCCACAAAAACAATTTTCTGTGCACCTGCAATGCCACTTGGTTTGTCACGTGGCTCAACAAGACAACGGTGACCATCCCTCAGCTGGGCACAGATGTTACCTGTGCCGCTCCAGGTGCACAAAGAGGACATCCTGTGGTCTCAGTGGACTTGTTGGCCTGCCAGCATCCCTTCCTGTCCATCATCCTCTACACCCTCATGACTTCCCTTGTCCTCAGCTTCCTCGCCCTGTCCATCTCCAGCCATCTCTTCCTGTGGGACGTGTGGTACATCTACCACTTCTGCTGGGCGAAGCTGAAAGGCTATGGCCGCCTGTACTCCCAGAGTGCTGTCTACGATGCATTTGTGATCTACGACAAAGAGGATCCCGCAGTGTCGGAGTGGGTGATGAAGGAGATGTGCGTTCACCTGGAGGAGCGCGGAGACCGCCGCCTGACGCTGTGTCTGGAAGAACGAGACTGGGTTCCTGGTTGTCCCCTGATTGACAACCTCTCCCAGAGCATCCACAAGAGCAAGAGGACTGTGTTTATACTCACTAAAAAGTACATCAAAGGGGGGAATTTCAGGACAGCCTTCTACATGGCCAACCAAAGACTGATGGATGAAAAAGACGATGTAATAGTGCTGATTTTCTTGGAGAAGGTGCCTTGCAATTCAAAGTATCTACGGTTACGGAAGAGACTGTATAAGAGGTCTGTACTAGAGTGGTCAACAAACCCTCAGGTACAGCCATACTTCTGGTTCAGCCTGAAGAGTGTATTAGCTACTGAGAGCCACAAACAATACAACAATCTCTTCAAAGAGACACTGTAA